From Ignavibacteria bacterium, the proteins below share one genomic window:
- a CDS encoding DUF3078 domain-containing protein, translated as MRFSILHFVIFIFLSLSFNVVAQNDSSKIDQWSPKAVTGINISQVSLTNWTQGGENTFTWTLVGNFGLNYKGEIWSYKNSLKFAFGRTKLGSQDFRTNDNELFIESVISKNIGWAVDPFFSNTIRSPITTGFSYKTKTPTRIADFFDPGYITQSLGFTYDKIKGFKTRFGLAVQEVFTNKQRQFSDKPQTTDKKEAFKLETGIEMVTSAELKIDTNVLFKSSLRLFSRFESLRVWDVRWDNSVVAKINNYLNANLSVLVVHELKQSTRTQMKEALQLGISYTIF; from the coding sequence ATGCGGTTCTCTATTCTCCATTTTGTGATTTTCATTTTCTTATCACTATCTTTTAATGTCGTTGCTCAAAATGATTCTTCAAAAATAGATCAATGGTCGCCAAAAGCTGTTACTGGTATTAACATCAGCCAAGTGTCACTTACAAATTGGACACAAGGAGGCGAAAACACTTTTACCTGGACATTAGTGGGAAATTTTGGTCTTAACTACAAAGGTGAAATCTGGTCGTACAAAAACAGCCTTAAATTTGCTTTTGGAAGAACAAAACTCGGCAGCCAAGATTTCAGGACGAATGACAATGAACTTTTCATCGAAAGCGTTATTTCAAAAAATATTGGATGGGCAGTTGATCCATTTTTCAGCAATACAATTCGAAGCCCAATAACTACCGGATTTTCATACAAAACCAAAACCCCCACAAGAATAGCAGATTTTTTTGATCCCGGATACATCACTCAAAGTCTTGGCTTCACATATGATAAAATAAAAGGATTTAAGACACGATTTGGATTGGCTGTTCAGGAAGTATTTACAAATAAACAGAGGCAATTTTCTGATAAGCCCCAAACCACCGATAAGAAAGAAGCTTTTAAGCTTGAAACTGGTATTGAAATGGTTACTTCTGCCGAACTTAAAATAGATACGAATGTTTTATTTAAAAGCAGTTTGCGTTTGTTCTCCCGTTTTGAAAGTTTAAGAGTGTGGGATGTTCGGTGGGATAATTCGGTTGTGGCTAAAATCAATAATTACTTGAATGCAAATCTCTCGGTTTTAGTCGTGCATGAATTGAAACAATCTACTAGAACTCAAATGAAAGAAGCTTTGCAGTTAGGGATAAGTTACACAATTTTTTAA